One genomic segment of Cellulophaga sp. HaHaR_3_176 includes these proteins:
- a CDS encoding rhomboid family intramembrane serine protease, whose product MIPIKNSITFVVFIYIVYGISLFTPIANYGIIPRSVNGLIGIITSPFLHGGISHLISNTAPLIILLTVLNYFYPKKSVSVILFTIIVGGILVWVFARNGNHIGASGLIYGLVAFLVVNGFLEKKFVPVLVSIAVALAYWGLIWGILPSLESYISWEGHLFGAIAGVLIAFMLNKNKPKSSFIKTNRR is encoded by the coding sequence ATGATTCCGATTAAAAACAGTATCACATTTGTAGTCTTTATTTACATTGTTTATGGAATTAGCCTTTTTACGCCCATTGCTAATTATGGTATTATACCCCGTAGTGTAAACGGACTTATTGGTATCATTACATCTCCTTTTTTACATGGTGGTATTTCGCATTTAATTTCAAATACAGCGCCGTTAATTATATTACTTACTGTACTTAATTATTTTTATCCTAAAAAATCGGTATCTGTAATCTTGTTTACCATTATAGTGGGTGGAATACTTGTTTGGGTATTTGCAAGAAATGGAAATCATATTGGAGCTAGTGGACTTATATATGGCCTTGTTGCTTTTTTAGTTGTAAATGGGTTTTTAGAGAAAAAGTTCGTTCCTGTACTAGTCTCTATTGCTGTTGCGCTAGCCTATTGGGGTTTAATTTGGGGTATACTTCCATCATTAGAAAGTTACATATCATGGGAAGGCCACCTTTTTGGTGCTATAGCTGGTGTTTTAATTGCGTTTATGCTTAATAAAAACAAACCGAAATCTTCGTTTATTAAAACAAATAGACGTTAA
- the rluF gene encoding 23S rRNA pseudouridine(2604) synthase RluF has product MENKQPTRINKYLSEVGYCSRRAADKLIDQGRVTINGKVPEMGTKITLADEVRVDGDLIRKPKEKNTYLAFNKPVGIVCTTDTGVEKDNIIDFINYPKRIFPIGRLDKPSEGLIFLTDDGDIVNKILRARNNHEKEYIVSVNKPINSDFLRKMSSGVPILDTVTRPCKVQRVDNYTFSIILTQGLNRQIRRMCEHLEYRVKRLQRVRIMNIELDVEVGKWRHITDSELKEINRLVSDSTKTHE; this is encoded by the coding sequence ATGGAAAACAAACAACCTACCCGAATTAATAAATATTTAAGTGAAGTTGGTTATTGCTCGCGTAGAGCGGCTGATAAACTTATTGATCAAGGTAGAGTTACCATTAATGGTAAGGTACCAGAAATGGGTACTAAAATTACTTTAGCTGACGAGGTTCGTGTTGATGGTGATTTAATTAGGAAACCAAAAGAAAAAAATACTTACTTAGCTTTTAATAAACCTGTTGGCATTGTTTGTACTACAGATACTGGTGTCGAAAAAGACAACATCATTGATTTTATCAATTACCCAAAACGTATTTTCCCTATCGGAAGATTAGATAAGCCTAGTGAAGGTTTAATTTTTTTAACTGATGATGGCGATATTGTAAACAAAATACTTAGAGCTCGTAACAATCACGAAAAAGAATATATTGTATCGGTAAACAAACCTATAAATTCTGATTTTTTAAGAAAAATGAGTAGCGGTGTGCCCATTTTAGATACTGTTACAAGACCTTGTAAGGTACAACGAGTAGATAATTATACCTTTAGCATTATACTAACACAAGGTTTAAATCGCCAAATTCGTAGAATGTGTGAGCATTTAGAATATCGAGTTAAGCGTTTACAACGTGTACGTATTATGAATATTGAATTAGATGTAGAAGTTGGTAAATGGCGCCATATAACGGATAGTGAACTAAAGGAAATAAATCGTTTAGTATCTGATTCTACAAAAACACATGAGTAA
- a CDS encoding DUF350 domain-containing protein, whose translation MDKYVDILDLSHSLGYILSGFIIFIIGKLAYKLLHPSINIQEELVEKDNFAFIISYVGYFAALIIAIGGAIVGESFDFITDIQHIFIYGIFAILLLLLAAWVSNKVILNKFDLKKEIITDKNEGSGVIEAAIYIANGLILYGALVGESETLIEGLSTFFMYWIIGNVVLIIASKIFIAWMGYSIHDEVEKDNVAAGVSFSGAILAIGIITMNAILDPFVDWTTTLIDISLQTVLGCILLPIMRMFTDKILLPGRKLTDEIINQEKPNVGAGLIEAFAYVASAILITWSI comes from the coding sequence ATGGACAAATACGTAGATATTTTAGATTTATCACATTCATTGGGGTACATCTTAAGTGGGTTTATCATTTTTATTATTGGAAAATTAGCTTACAAACTTTTACACCCAAGTATTAATATTCAAGAAGAACTGGTTGAAAAAGATAACTTCGCTTTTATCATTTCTTATGTAGGTTATTTTGCTGCTTTAATTATCGCTATTGGTGGCGCTATTGTTGGTGAGAGTTTTGACTTTATTACAGATATTCAACATATTTTTATTTACGGAATTTTTGCTATTTTACTATTATTATTAGCTGCTTGGGTTAGTAATAAAGTAATTCTGAATAAGTTCGATTTAAAAAAAGAAATAATTACTGATAAAAATGAAGGTTCAGGAGTTATTGAAGCGGCTATATACATCGCTAACGGTCTTATTTTATATGGTGCGTTAGTTGGTGAATCTGAAACATTAATAGAAGGACTTTCTACATTTTTCATGTATTGGATTATTGGTAATGTTGTTTTAATTATTGCTTCTAAGATATTTATCGCTTGGATGGGTTATAGCATTCATGACGAAGTAGAAAAAGACAATGTTGCTGCTGGAGTTAGTTTTTCTGGTGCAATATTAGCTATCGGTATTATTACCATGAATGCTATTTTAGATCCTTTTGTAGATTGGACAACAACATTAATTGATATTTCATTACAAACAGTATTAGGGTGTATTCTACTTCCTATAATGCGTATGTTTACTGATAAAATTTTATTGCCAGGAAGAAAACTTACAGATGAAATTATCAACCAAGAAAAACCAAATGTCGGTGCAGGGTTAATTGAAGCCTTTGCTTATGTTGCTTCTGCTATATTAATTACATGGAGTATCTAA
- a CDS encoding DUF2459 domain-containing protein — MNRKVTDVVSNKTIYLHTNGVHLDIALPKENVSTLVLADLKHSTADNYISFGWGDENFYVNTPTWGDLTFNNAFSAMFLKSTTLMHVTPYQQKSANWIEIKVSEAELQLLNTYILNTFKTDKNGAKIILKDQGYSSVDNFYKSKGSYSCLKTCNSWVNIGFKKSGLKSCLWTPFDFGLIHKYE, encoded by the coding sequence ATGAATAGAAAAGTAACTGATGTAGTTTCTAACAAAACTATTTATCTACATACAAACGGGGTACATTTAGATATTGCTCTGCCAAAAGAAAATGTAAGTACTTTAGTACTAGCAGATTTAAAACATAGTACGGCAGATAATTACATATCATTTGGTTGGGGTGACGAGAATTTTTATGTAAACACTCCAACCTGGGGAGATTTAACTTTTAATAATGCCTTTAGTGCAATGTTTTTAAAAAGTACAACACTAATGCACGTTACGCCATACCAACAAAAAAGTGCAAATTGGATAGAAATAAAGGTTAGTGAGGCTGAGTTACAACTATTAAATACTTACATACTAAATACCTTTAAGACAGATAAAAATGGAGCTAAAATTATATTAAAAGATCAAGGTTACTCGTCAGTAGATAATTTTTATAAATCGAAAGGAAGCTACTCTTGTTTAAAAACTTGTAATAGTTGGGTTAATATAGGCTTTAAAAAAAGTGGTTTAAAATCTTGTTTATGGACTCCTTTTGATTTTGGCTTAATTCATAAATATGAATAA
- a CDS encoding DEAD/DEAH box helicase has product MTFKELGIAEPILKALSLEGYENPTPIQEQSIPILLKGKDLLGVAQTGTGKTAAFGIPILHHLYTNNSGLGKRKIKALVVTPTRELAIQIGESFTAYGKFTGIKNTVIFGGVKQGKQTDALRKGVEVLIATPGRLLDLMNQGFISLRDLEHVVLDEADQMLDMGFIHDVKKIIAKLPTKRQSLFFSATMPKTIVELSQKILGEFEQVTIKPQQATAEKVEQAIYFVPKGDKAKLLIHLIAEKEAKAVLVFSRTKHGANKIVKLLDKAEISAAAIHGNKSQTARQNALKDFKDGKLTVLVATDIAARGIDIDALSLVVNYDLPNVPETYVHRIGRTGRADASGVALSFCDREERPYLKDIQKLIKQTIPVVEDHPFLDDGSRPKEPDNDSRPQRPGQQNRSRNNSRSKSSNKSGNNRNRNRNSRD; this is encoded by the coding sequence ATGACATTTAAAGAATTAGGAATAGCAGAACCTATATTAAAAGCATTATCGCTAGAGGGTTACGAAAATCCGACCCCAATACAAGAACAATCTATTCCAATATTACTAAAAGGTAAAGACCTTTTAGGTGTTGCACAAACCGGAACTGGAAAAACTGCAGCATTTGGTATTCCGATACTACATCATTTATATACAAACAATAGCGGACTTGGTAAACGCAAAATAAAAGCCTTAGTAGTAACACCTACGCGTGAACTTGCTATACAAATTGGCGAGAGCTTTACAGCCTATGGTAAATTTACAGGTATAAAAAACACTGTGATTTTTGGAGGCGTTAAACAAGGCAAACAAACTGATGCACTACGTAAAGGTGTTGAAGTTTTAATTGCCACACCTGGTCGATTATTAGATTTAATGAATCAAGGTTTTATATCGTTACGCGATTTAGAGCATGTGGTTTTAGATGAAGCTGACCAAATGCTAGACATGGGTTTCATTCATGATGTAAAAAAAATCATTGCAAAATTACCTACAAAAAGACAATCACTTTTCTTTTCGGCAACAATGCCAAAAACTATAGTTGAGCTTTCTCAGAAAATTTTAGGTGAGTTTGAACAAGTTACAATTAAACCACAACAAGCTACGGCTGAAAAAGTAGAACAAGCAATTTATTTTGTACCTAAAGGTGATAAAGCTAAATTGTTAATTCATTTAATAGCAGAAAAAGAAGCCAAAGCAGTACTTGTTTTTTCAAGAACTAAGCATGGCGCTAACAAAATAGTAAAACTACTTGACAAAGCTGAAATAAGTGCAGCTGCTATACACGGAAATAAATCTCAAACAGCACGACAAAATGCGTTGAAAGATTTTAAAGATGGTAAATTAACGGTTTTAGTAGCAACAGATATTGCTGCTCGTGGTATTGATATTGATGCACTATCGTTAGTTGTAAATTACGATTTACCAAATGTACCAGAAACTTATGTTCACCGTATTGGTAGAACAGGCCGTGCAGATGCTAGTGGTGTTGCATTATCTTTTTGTGATAGAGAAGAAAGACCTTATTTAAAAGATATTCAAAAATTAATAAAGCAAACAATCCCAGTTGTTGAAGACCATCCCTTTTTAGATGATGGTAGTAGACCTAAAGAGCCAGATAATGACTCTAGGCCACAAAGACCAGGGCAACAAAATAGATCTAGAAATAATAGTAGATCAAAAAGTTCTAATAAAAGCGGTAATAACCGAAATAGAAATAGAAATTCAAGAGATTAA
- the xerA gene encoding site-specific tyrosine recombinase/integron integrase, which translates to MIGIKFKPDKVIQALIKSLSNPKWSETYNMVYTPNTNENLKEISNVFSGVIWINYNKFFTNKPLHTNNDDVDVNWFRNRPKVMGYRICPEEYLLKLELKRYANNTVRIYVNFFEMFINHYKNKDLHALDERDIRAFLQILIHKKMSNSYINQAINAIKFYYEIVLGMPNRFYEVERPRREYKLPKVISKEEILEMINCTNNIKHKSIIKLLYGSGLRNSELLNLKINDIDSKRMLIRVENAKGKKDRYTILSENALKDLRIYYKEWKPKDYLFEGAKGNKYSSESVLRIVKNAALKARINSNVSPHILRHSFATHLLETGTDLRQIQVLLGHGSSKTTEIYTYVATKTFKTIKNPLD; encoded by the coding sequence ATGATTGGTATAAAATTTAAACCTGATAAGGTAATTCAGGCACTTATAAAAAGTTTATCAAACCCTAAATGGAGTGAAACTTACAATATGGTTTACACCCCTAATACTAATGAAAATTTAAAAGAAATATCTAATGTCTTTAGTGGTGTGATATGGATTAATTATAATAAATTTTTCACGAATAAACCCTTACATACAAATAATGATGATGTTGATGTAAATTGGTTTAGAAATAGGCCTAAAGTTATGGGTTATAGAATATGCCCTGAAGAATATTTATTAAAATTAGAACTAAAAAGATATGCTAACAATACGGTTCGCATCTATGTCAACTTTTTTGAAATGTTTATTAATCATTATAAAAACAAAGACTTACATGCATTAGATGAAAGAGATATTAGAGCTTTTTTGCAAATACTTATTCATAAAAAAATGTCTAATTCATATATTAATCAAGCAATTAATGCCATAAAATTCTACTATGAAATAGTTTTAGGAATGCCTAATCGGTTTTATGAAGTAGAACGACCTAGAAGGGAATATAAGTTACCAAAAGTAATTTCTAAAGAAGAAATACTTGAGATGATTAATTGTACTAATAATATAAAACATAAGAGTATTATTAAATTATTATACGGATCTGGTTTACGCAATAGCGAACTTTTAAATTTAAAAATAAACGATATTGATAGCAAACGTATGCTTATTAGAGTCGAAAATGCTAAAGGTAAAAAAGATAGGTATACGATACTTTCTGAAAATGCTTTAAAAGATTTGAGAATTTATTACAAAGAATGGAAACCTAAAGATTATTTATTTGAAGGTGCCAAAGGAAATAAGTATAGTTCTGAAAGTGTATTGAGAATAGTAAAGAATGCAGCTTTAAAAGCTAGAATTAACAGTAATGTATCTCCTCATATATTACGCCATAGTTTCGCTACTCATTTATTAGAGACTGGCACAGATTTACGTCAAATACAAGTACTTTTAGGGCATGGTTCTAGTAAAACTACAGAAATTTACACATACGTAGCTACAAAAACTTTTAAGACAATTAAAAATCCCTTAGATTAG
- a CDS encoding helix-turn-helix domain-containing protein has protein sequence MKTNKNQTTNYTPTECKTFILPVRDVIDLIGGKWRLPIMTALSFKKHRFKELERQIEGITPRMLSKELKDLEINGLINRDVFDTSPITVEYSLTDYGKSLDNVIETIREWGLTHRKKIINK, from the coding sequence ATGAAAACCAATAAAAATCAAACTACAAATTACACGCCTACAGAATGTAAAACTTTTATTTTGCCTGTAAGAGATGTTATTGATTTGATTGGTGGAAAATGGCGGTTGCCAATTATGACTGCTTTATCATTTAAAAAACATCGATTTAAAGAATTAGAACGCCAGATCGAAGGTATTACTCCAAGAATGCTATCTAAAGAACTTAAAGATTTAGAAATAAATGGTTTAATTAATAGAGATGTGTTTGATACCTCCCCTATTACTGTAGAATATAGCCTTACAGATTATGGAAAATCTTTAGACAATGTCATAGAAACTATTAGAGAATGGGGCCTTACGCATCGCAAAAAAATAATAAATAAATAA
- a CDS encoding alpha/beta fold hydrolase — translation MPFITNKVAKENVDIFYEDYGEGQPVLLIHGWPLSRKSWEQQVWKIVESGYRCISYDRRGFGTSSSPWNGYDYSALASDLNALIDGLKLKDVVLVGFSMGGGEVVRYLTDYGADKIAKAALISSIIPLVKKQDDNTDGVPESALEGIIDALQNDRVGFLKEFSKGFYNYDDNKSKVSQAQLDYDFNIASFASPRATIQTALSWMHTDFREELKNVDVPTLIIHGDADNTVPIKTSAEQAAKGIKNNTYKIIKGAPHGLNVTHPNELNEHLINFLKS, via the coding sequence ATGCCATTTATAACAAATAAAGTAGCAAAAGAAAATGTTGATATATTTTATGAAGATTACGGAGAAGGGCAACCAGTATTATTAATACATGGTTGGCCACTTAGTAGAAAATCATGGGAACAACAGGTTTGGAAAATAGTAGAGTCTGGTTACAGATGTATTTCGTACGATAGAAGAGGTTTTGGAACGTCTTCATCACCTTGGAACGGGTATGATTATTCTGCCTTAGCAAGTGATTTAAATGCGCTAATTGATGGTTTAAAATTAAAAGATGTTGTACTCGTAGGCTTCTCTATGGGTGGAGGTGAAGTAGTACGTTATTTAACGGATTATGGGGCTGATAAAATAGCAAAAGCAGCATTAATTAGTTCTATTATACCTTTAGTGAAAAAGCAAGACGATAACACAGATGGTGTGCCAGAATCAGCATTAGAAGGTATTATTGATGCTTTGCAAAATGATAGGGTAGGGTTTTTAAAAGAATTTAGTAAAGGTTTTTATAATTACGATGATAATAAAAGTAAAGTAAGCCAAGCGCAACTAGATTATGATTTTAATATAGCCTCTTTTGCATCGCCACGGGCAACGATACAAACAGCGCTCTCTTGGATGCATACAGATTTTAGAGAGGAGTTAAAAAATGTAGATGTGCCTACACTTATTATACATGGTGATGCCGATAATACGGTACCTATAAAAACATCAGCTGAGCAAGCAGCTAAAGGAATTAAAAATAACACATATAAGATTATTAAAGGTGCCCCCCATGGGTTAAATGTTACACACCCTAATGAGCTTAACGAACATTTAATTAACTTTCTTAAAAGTTAA
- a CDS encoding FMN-dependent NADH-azoreductase yields the protein MTKTLIVSYTPRVGSNTKQLVDYFIDTTKDKTEITVLDLTKNAPDLLLEEKLNLYVKRNFGGVVLTEEEQQVMFKNDKMVNQVLEADFIVLASPIFNMSVPATVKAWVDVVIQAGITFTQTEMGPKGLCENKQALVLMTSGSDFNIEPLKSVNFATPLVNACFGLMGIPATNITAFGLQQYPDKIEEMLASSKKEIDFLSKKWF from the coding sequence ATGACAAAAACATTAATAGTAAGTTATACGCCACGCGTTGGTTCTAACACCAAACAACTTGTAGATTATTTTATTGATACTACTAAAGATAAAACAGAGATAACAGTATTAGATTTAACAAAAAATGCTCCTGATTTATTATTGGAAGAAAAACTAAATTTATACGTTAAGCGTAATTTTGGAGGAGTTGTGTTAACTGAAGAAGAGCAGCAAGTAATGTTTAAAAATGATAAAATGGTAAATCAAGTTTTAGAAGCTGATTTTATTGTTTTAGCAAGTCCAATATTTAATATGTCTGTGCCAGCAACAGTTAAAGCTTGGGTAGATGTTGTAATACAAGCAGGTATAACTTTTACACAGACTGAAATGGGACCTAAAGGTTTATGCGAAAATAAACAAGCTTTAGTTTTAATGACTAGTGGGAGTGATTTTAATATAGAGCCCTTAAAAAGTGTAAACTTTGCAACACCATTGGTAAATGCTTGTTTTGGACTTATGGGAATACCAGCTACAAATATTACAGCTTTTGGTTTACAACAATACCCAGATAAAATAGAAGAGATGTTAGCGTCGTCTAAAAAAGAAATAGATTTTTTAAGTAAAAAATGGTTTTAA
- a CDS encoding ion transporter, producing the protein MKKKVSDFINYNKYFIKFIYTLIVLNILALILESYDELRTKFNLAFYFFELFSVIVFTVEYFIRIWISDKTKENKRERLNFAFSTSGIIDLLAILPFYLPFIFPFDLRVIRILRLFRLLRIFKLGRYSNSLKTIKYIFKETKAELTITIFVTFVLMILSSTLMFYIEHDDQPEQFSNIGDAFWWSIATLTTVGYGDVYPVTGLGKLLSGVIALIGIGFVALPTGIISSAFISRIQTKKKKKECDCPHCGKSFEL; encoded by the coding sequence ATGAAAAAAAAAGTAAGTGATTTTATTAATTACAACAAGTATTTCATCAAATTCATTTATACGCTTATTGTACTAAATATACTAGCTTTAATACTTGAATCGTATGATGAATTGAGGACTAAGTTTAATCTTGCTTTTTATTTTTTTGAACTGTTTTCTGTTATCGTTTTTACTGTTGAATATTTTATACGAATTTGGATTTCTGACAAAACAAAAGAAAATAAAAGAGAACGGCTTAATTTTGCCTTTTCTACTAGCGGAATTATTGATTTATTAGCTATTCTCCCCTTTTATTTACCCTTTATTTTTCCTTTTGATTTAAGGGTTATTCGAATTCTTCGTTTATTTAGGCTACTTAGAATTTTTAAACTTGGTAGATATTCAAACTCTTTGAAAACGATTAAATACATTTTTAAAGAAACAAAAGCAGAATTAACCATTACAATTTTTGTAACTTTTGTGTTGATGATTTTATCATCTACATTAATGTTTTATATAGAGCATGATGATCAACCAGAGCAATTTTCAAATATTGGAGATGCCTTTTGGTGGTCGATAGCCACATTAACTACTGTTGGGTATGGAGACGTTTACCCTGTTACAGGTTTAGGTAAATTACTGAGTGGTGTAATTGCTTTAATAGGTATTGGTTTTGTAGCGCTTCCTACGGGTATAATTAGTTCTGCCTTTATCAGTAGAATTCAAACTAAAAAGAAAAAGAAAGAGTGTGACTGTCCGCATTGCGGAAAAAGTTTTGAATTATGA
- a CDS encoding ZIP family metal transporter, protein MLTSIILFSAFAGITVFIGGLLANYFNHHIKESPVKYEITHTLMSFGAGIILSALALVLIPKGMEQLTLLPMVLSFLFGAILFMLLDRYLAKKGGQIATLLAMIMDFVPESIALGAVFALDQSMATLLAIFIGLQNLPEAFNSYRDLVESGFSAKKTLVIFFALSFFGIIAALIGHFLLADSPNLTAHLMTFASGGILYLLIQDIIPASKLDKNYLTSLGATLGFTVGIIGEKII, encoded by the coding sequence ATGTTAACATCAATAATTTTATTTTCTGCATTTGCAGGTATTACAGTTTTTATTGGTGGGTTATTAGCTAATTATTTTAATCATCATATAAAAGAAAGCCCTGTAAAATATGAAATTACCCATACACTTATGTCGTTTGGTGCAGGTATTATTTTATCAGCTTTAGCCTTAGTTTTAATACCTAAAGGCATGGAGCAATTAACTTTGCTACCTATGGTTCTCTCTTTTTTGTTTGGAGCCATACTTTTTATGTTACTAGACCGGTATTTGGCAAAAAAAGGAGGTCAGATAGCGACTCTTTTAGCCATGATAATGGATTTTGTACCAGAATCGATTGCACTGGGTGCTGTATTTGCTTTAGACCAAAGTATGGCCACATTGTTAGCTATATTTATTGGCTTACAAAATTTGCCAGAAGCATTCAATTCTTATAGAGATTTAGTGGAGAGTGGTTTTTCTGCTAAAAAAACACTTGTCATATTTTTTGCATTAAGTTTTTTCGGAATTATAGCTGCTTTAATAGGTCATTTTCTTTTAGCTGACTCACCTAATTTAACAGCCCATTTAATGACATTTGCAAGCGGAGGTATTTTGTATTTACTAATTCAGGATATTATACCCGCAAGTAAATTAGACAAAAACTATTTAACATCATTAGGTGCAACACTTGGTTTTACAGTCGGAATTATAGGTGAGAAAATTATTTAA
- the speD gene encoding S-adenosylmethionine decarboxylase: protein MNTNYKHTEANIYNHNFWSTCTDPDELKKVYSKLLKDAGFTIILFNEHHFPVQGYTCFWLLAESHLAIHTFPESNKSYIELSSCNEEKLISFINKIDDKEV, encoded by the coding sequence ATGAATACAAATTATAAACATACCGAAGCAAATATATACAACCATAACTTTTGGTCTACCTGTACAGACCCTGATGAGTTAAAAAAAGTATATAGCAAATTATTAAAGGATGCCGGTTTCACAATCATCCTTTTTAATGAGCACCATTTTCCTGTGCAAGGGTATACTTGTTTTTGGCTGTTGGCGGAAAGCCATTTAGCAATTCACACATTTCCTGAAAGCAATAAAAGTTATATTGAATTAAGTAGTTGCAACGAAGAAAAACTAATATCGTTTATTAATAAAATAGATGATAAAGAAGTGTAA
- a CDS encoding polyamine aminopropyltransferase, whose amino-acid sequence MEYLKKNSFILKAAIFATGFAGIVAEYTLSTLATYFIGNSIFQWTMIVSLMLFCMGLGSRLSKLITKNLIQNFLILEASLSLIVAFSSVLVYTLASVSEYYGIVIYSLCMLIGLLIGLEIPLVVRINKEYEDLKSNISSILEKDYYGSLIGGVFFAFIGLPILGLSYTPFVLGIINFLVALIVFYRFKDKIKKRQTLQLKAVLTIVFGVLITGIAFTEPIIQWGEQKKYKDKIVYSEQTKYQNIVLTEWKDEHWLYLNGNLQFCSIDEKMYHEPLVHPIMQLHPNPQRILILGGGDGCAVREILKYPSVEKIDMVDLDPKMTDLGTNHPVLININQGSMNSEKLQIYNKDAYIHLEQNVTAFYDVIIADLPDPRNIELGRLYSHEFYSLCNRKLRPNGLIITQAGSPYFATKAFSCIDETIKSAGFTTIKLHNQVISMGEWGWVLGTKNTTINSDQLKQKVQKIKFENVQTNWINNEAMQLITSFGKDFFKLNDSIEVNKVHNPVLYQYYLDGNWDLY is encoded by the coding sequence ATGGAGTATCTAAAAAAAAACTCTTTCATATTAAAAGCAGCCATTTTTGCAACAGGTTTTGCAGGAATTGTAGCTGAATATACCTTATCTACATTAGCTACCTATTTTATTGGAAATTCAATTTTTCAATGGACAATGATTGTATCTCTAATGTTATTCTGCATGGGGTTAGGTAGTCGATTAAGTAAGCTAATTACTAAGAATTTAATTCAGAATTTTTTAATTCTAGAAGCTTCACTATCATTGATAGTCGCTTTTTCGTCTGTATTGGTATATACCCTTGCTTCTGTAAGTGAATATTACGGCATTGTAATTTATTCTTTATGTATGCTAATCGGATTATTAATTGGCCTAGAAATTCCGTTAGTCGTAAGAATTAATAAAGAATACGAAGATCTAAAAAGCAACATTTCATCTATATTAGAAAAAGACTATTATGGAAGCCTTATCGGAGGTGTGTTTTTTGCTTTTATAGGCTTGCCAATTTTAGGCTTATCTTATACCCCATTTGTACTCGGAATTATTAACTTTCTAGTAGCCCTGATTGTTTTTTATCGTTTTAAAGACAAAATTAAAAAGCGGCAAACATTACAATTAAAAGCAGTTTTAACCATTGTATTTGGTGTTTTAATTACGGGGATCGCTTTTACAGAGCCTATTATACAATGGGGAGAGCAAAAAAAATATAAAGATAAAATTGTCTATTCTGAACAAACTAAATACCAAAATATCGTTTTAACCGAATGGAAAGATGAACATTGGTTGTATTTAAACGGAAACTTACAATTTTGTTCTATTGATGAAAAAATGTATCATGAGCCTTTGGTTCACCCAATCATGCAATTACATCCAAATCCGCAACGTATATTAATACTTGGTGGTGGCGATGGTTGTGCTGTCAGAGAAATTTTAAAATACCCAAGTGTCGAAAAAATTGATATGGTAGATTTAGATCCGAAAATGACAGATTTAGGAACCAATCACCCTGTGTTAATAAATATCAACCAGGGAAGCATGAATAGTGAAAAACTTCAGATTTACAATAAAGATGCATACATACATTTAGAGCAAAATGTCACTGCTTTTTACGATGTTATAATTGCTGATTTGCCTGACCCTAGAAATATAGAACTAGGTAGGTTATACTCTCATGAGTTTTATTCGCTTTGTAACAGAAAGCTTAGACCGAATGGTTTAATTATTACACAAGCAGGTAGCCCTTATTTTGCTACAAAGGCCTTTAGTTGTATTGATGAAACAATTAAATCTGCTGGTTTCACAACTATAAAATTACACAACCAAGTAATTTCTATGGGAGAATGGGGATGGGTTCTTGGAACAAAAAATACCACTATAAATTCTGATCAATTAAAACAAAAAGTTCAAAAAATTAAATTCGAAAATGTTCAAACGAATTGGATAAATAATGAAGCTATGCAATTGATAACATCATTTGGTAAAGATTTTTTCAAATTAAATGATAGTATTGAAGTTAATAAAGTACACAACCCTGTTTTATATCAGTATTATTTAGATGGTAATTGGGATTTATACTAA